In Micromonospora sp. LH3U1, one genomic interval encodes:
- a CDS encoding DUF202 domain-containing protein, whose translation MDPPRLADRGAQAERTLLAWLRTALATAAVLVTVGRELVPHHPLAAGLVLACAPLAVSVAALARRRYRTVEQPTGPGHPEGAALLAAGSTLVVAGGVAVLASVLAR comes from the coding sequence ATGGATCCACCGCGACTCGCCGACCGGGGAGCGCAGGCCGAACGCACTCTGCTCGCGTGGCTGCGTACGGCGCTGGCGACGGCCGCCGTGCTGGTTACCGTCGGTCGGGAGTTGGTGCCGCATCATCCGTTGGCGGCGGGGCTCGTGCTGGCCTGCGCTCCACTCGCCGTCTCGGTGGCCGCACTGGCCCGACGTCGGTATCGCACCGTTGAGCAGCCCACCGGGCCCGGCCACCCGGAGGGCGCCGCTCTGCTGGCCGCTGGCAGCACGCTGGTGGTGGCGGGCGGCGTAGCTGTCCTCGCCTCCGTCCTCGCCCGGTGA
- a CDS encoding aliphatic sulfonate ABC transporter substrate-binding protein produces MSPLSRRAVLAGLAGLGTAAALAACGDDDQPGAGGSASEPVKLGYIADFTGSSLMAIADDKKLWAQHGLKPDLKVFTNGPLQVQALGAGDLDFGYLGPGAMWLPASGKARVIAINSLGFADRLIAQPGITSIAALKGKKVGVPEGTSGDMIVRLALQRAGLSIDDVQKVTMDPSTVVTAFGSGQIDAAGIWYPLIGTIKKRVPNLTELAKNDDFYPAISFPSAYVGRNDVVTGKPELVKKVLAVLRAANDERAADVDRAAEVTAKFLKSAPIDQLRAEATNARFLPSAELAAKSQDGTVAGWLTSLNGLFKDLGKLPNAVDPSTYYDAAAYAS; encoded by the coding sequence ATGAGCCCTCTCTCCCGTCGCGCCGTGCTGGCCGGCCTCGCCGGCCTCGGCACCGCCGCAGCCCTCGCCGCCTGCGGCGACGACGACCAGCCCGGAGCTGGCGGCTCCGCCAGCGAACCGGTGAAGCTCGGGTACATCGCCGACTTCACCGGTTCGAGCCTCATGGCGATCGCCGACGACAAGAAGCTGTGGGCCCAGCACGGTCTCAAGCCGGACCTGAAGGTCTTCACCAACGGGCCCCTGCAGGTGCAGGCGCTCGGCGCCGGCGACCTCGACTTCGGCTACCTGGGTCCGGGCGCGATGTGGCTGCCGGCCTCCGGCAAGGCCCGGGTCATCGCCATCAACTCGCTCGGTTTCGCCGACCGGCTCATCGCACAGCCGGGCATCACCTCCATCGCCGCGCTCAAGGGCAAGAAGGTAGGCGTGCCGGAAGGCACCTCCGGCGACATGATCGTGCGGCTCGCCCTGCAACGCGCCGGGCTCTCCATCGACGACGTCCAGAAGGTCACGATGGACCCGAGCACGGTGGTCACCGCGTTCGGGTCGGGCCAGATCGACGCGGCCGGCATCTGGTACCCGCTGATCGGCACGATCAAGAAGCGGGTGCCGAACCTGACGGAGCTGGCCAAGAATGACGACTTCTACCCGGCCATCAGCTTCCCGTCGGCCTATGTCGGGCGCAACGACGTGGTGACCGGCAAGCCGGAACTGGTCAAGAAGGTGCTCGCGGTGCTGCGTGCCGCCAACGACGAGCGGGCGGCCGACGTGGACCGGGCGGCCGAGGTCACCGCGAAGTTCCTCAAGTCGGCCCCGATCGACCAACTGCGCGCCGAAGCCACCAACGCCCGGTTCCTGCCGTCGGCGGAACTCGCCGCCAAGTCCCAGGACGGCACCGTCGCGGGCTGGCTCACCAGCCTCAACGGCCTCTTCAAGGACCTCGGCAAGCTGCCGAACGCGGTCGACCCGAGCACCTACTACGACGCCGCCGCGTACGCGTCCTGA
- a CDS encoding sulfatase family protein, whose product MRPNIVFIMADDHAAHAVGAYGSKINETPHIDRLAAGGALLENCFCTNSLCAPSRATILTGTYNHVNGVQTLSTEFDNQQLVFPELLRRAGYQTALVGKWHLGHGREHDPRGFDYWEVVPGQGRYRDPVFIGMDGTEQVRPGYCTNIITDLAVDWLDQRDPQRPFCLLVHHKAPHRNWEPDEKHRDMYVDDVAVPGSFDDDHSGHAAATRAARMRVDRDLTANDIKEMLPPHLDPDEAALWTYQRYIKDYLRCVASVDDNVGRLLDYLDEHGLTDDTIVVYTSDQGFFLGDHGWYDKRFMYEESLRMPFLIRYPAEIPAGSTTGALAMNVDFAQTFLDYADVPADSRMQGRSLRPLLRGEDVDDWRQSVYYRYWEHDDDEHHVWAHYGVRTHDHKLVFYYADGLGLPGTSATAQEPEWELFDLRADPWEMRSVYDDPAYAQIRAALVEELARVQQECGDAPWQPSAPVHG is encoded by the coding sequence GTGCGGCCCAACATCGTCTTCATCATGGCCGACGACCACGCCGCGCACGCGGTGGGCGCCTACGGAAGCAAGATCAACGAGACGCCGCACATCGACCGCCTTGCGGCCGGCGGTGCCCTGTTGGAGAACTGCTTCTGCACCAACTCGCTGTGCGCGCCCAGCCGGGCCACCATCCTCACCGGCACCTACAACCACGTCAACGGCGTGCAGACGTTGTCGACCGAGTTCGACAACCAGCAGCTCGTCTTCCCGGAACTGCTGCGCCGCGCGGGCTACCAGACGGCCCTGGTCGGCAAGTGGCACCTCGGGCACGGCCGCGAGCACGACCCCCGCGGTTTCGACTACTGGGAGGTCGTGCCCGGCCAGGGCCGCTACCGCGATCCCGTCTTCATCGGAATGGACGGCACCGAGCAGGTCCGCCCGGGCTACTGCACCAACATCATCACCGACCTGGCCGTCGACTGGCTCGACCAGCGCGACCCGCAGCGACCCTTCTGCCTGTTGGTCCACCACAAGGCGCCGCACCGCAACTGGGAACCCGATGAGAAACACCGCGACATGTACGTCGATGACGTAGCGGTGCCAGGCTCGTTCGACGACGACCACTCCGGGCACGCCGCTGCCACCCGAGCCGCCCGGATGCGGGTGGACCGGGACCTGACCGCCAACGACATCAAGGAGATGCTGCCGCCGCACCTGGATCCCGACGAGGCCGCACTCTGGACCTACCAGCGCTACATCAAGGACTACCTGCGCTGCGTCGCCAGCGTCGACGACAACGTCGGGCGCCTGCTCGACTATCTCGACGAGCACGGGCTGACCGACGACACCATCGTTGTCTACACGTCCGACCAGGGCTTCTTCCTGGGTGACCACGGCTGGTACGACAAGCGGTTCATGTACGAGGAATCACTGCGGATGCCGTTCCTCATCCGCTACCCGGCGGAGATCCCGGCCGGCTCCACCACCGGAGCGCTCGCCATGAACGTCGACTTCGCTCAGACGTTCCTCGACTACGCCGACGTGCCGGCCGACTCCCGGATGCAGGGGCGCTCACTGCGACCGCTCCTGCGGGGCGAGGACGTCGACGACTGGCGGCAGTCGGTGTACTACCGCTACTGGGAGCACGACGACGACGAGCACCACGTGTGGGCGCACTACGGCGTACGCACCCACGACCACAAGCTGGTCTTCTACTACGCCGACGGGCTGGGCCTGCCCGGCACCTCCGCCACGGCGCAGGAGCCGGAGTGGGAGCTGTTCGACCTGCGGGCCGACCCGTGGGAGATGCGCAGCGTCTACGACGACCCGGCGTACGCGCAGATCCGGGCGGCGCTCGTCGAGGAACTCGCCCGCGTCCAGCAGGAGTGCGGCGACGCCCCGTGGCAGCCCTCGGCGCCGGTCCACGGGTGA
- a CDS encoding ABC transporter permease — protein sequence MASPPRRAVPLLVWNVIAVVLGLGIWTVLARVGVSGLPGPQAVAVRAGELAMDGTLLDDSLASLRRVLIGFALGSALAVPVGFLMGWYRTARGLIEPYVQFFRTIPPLAVIPLAILLMGIGETPKIFVIFLAAFLSCVVSTFQGVVSVDATMINAARVLGANDAVVFRRVIVPASTPFILVGMRVGLGAAWATLVAAELIAAQEGLGYRMQQAQIYYDLPSIFVGLITIGVLGLIMDRLLLAAEKRLTGWQERR from the coding sequence GTGGCGTCGCCGCCACGCCGCGCCGTGCCGCTGCTGGTGTGGAACGTGATCGCCGTCGTGCTCGGCCTCGGCATCTGGACCGTGCTCGCCCGGGTCGGGGTGTCGGGCCTTCCCGGGCCGCAGGCGGTCGCCGTCCGTGCCGGTGAACTCGCGATGGACGGCACCCTGCTCGACGACAGCCTCGCCAGCCTGCGCCGGGTGCTCATCGGATTCGCGCTCGGCAGCGCCCTCGCGGTGCCGGTCGGCTTCCTCATGGGCTGGTACCGCACGGCCCGCGGCCTGATCGAGCCCTACGTGCAGTTCTTCCGGACGATCCCGCCCCTGGCCGTCATCCCGCTGGCCATTCTGCTCATGGGCATCGGCGAGACCCCGAAGATCTTCGTCATCTTCCTCGCCGCGTTCCTCTCCTGCGTCGTGTCGACATTCCAGGGCGTGGTGAGCGTCGACGCCACCATGATCAACGCTGCCCGGGTGCTCGGTGCCAACGACGCCGTGGTGTTCCGCCGGGTCATCGTCCCCGCCTCCACCCCGTTCATCCTGGTCGGCATGCGCGTCGGCCTCGGGGCGGCCTGGGCGACCCTGGTGGCCGCCGAGCTGATCGCGGCGCAGGAGGGCCTCGGCTACCGCATGCAGCAGGCGCAGATCTACTACGACCTGCCGAGCATCTTCGTCGGCCTGATCACCATCGGCGTGCTCGGCCTGATCATGGATCGGCTCCTGCTCGCCGCGGAGAAGCGCCTCACCGGATGGCAGGAACGCCGATGA
- a CDS encoding ABC transporter ATP-binding protein, giving the protein MTEKISFRSTARTFDVGGTPFHALQNVDLDIADREFVTVVGPSGCGKSTLLNIAAGLIEPTGGEVLVDSRPVRGPGPERGVIFQQYALFPWLTVRQNVEFGLRIAKVGRAERRRRAQHFIDLVGLTDFADALPRMLSGGMRQRCAIARAYAVDPGVLLMDEPFGALDALTRVQMQDQLLATWGSERRTVMFITHDVDEAVYLANRVVVMAARPGRVHEVIDVDLPYPRTEAVRLSPEFSRIRNRVWRAVYHQTPQEGASQ; this is encoded by the coding sequence ATGACCGAGAAGATCTCCTTCCGCTCCACCGCCCGCACGTTCGACGTGGGCGGCACACCGTTCCACGCGCTGCAGAACGTCGACCTGGACATCGCCGACCGCGAGTTCGTCACCGTGGTCGGCCCGTCCGGGTGCGGCAAGTCGACGCTGCTGAACATCGCGGCCGGCCTGATCGAACCCACCGGCGGTGAGGTGCTCGTCGACTCGCGGCCGGTGCGTGGGCCCGGCCCGGAACGCGGCGTCATCTTTCAGCAGTACGCCCTGTTCCCCTGGCTGACCGTGCGCCAGAACGTCGAGTTCGGTCTCCGGATCGCCAAGGTCGGGCGGGCCGAGCGGCGACGACGGGCGCAGCACTTCATCGACCTCGTGGGCCTCACCGACTTCGCGGACGCGCTGCCCCGGATGCTGTCCGGCGGCATGCGGCAGCGGTGCGCCATCGCCCGCGCGTACGCCGTCGACCCCGGCGTCCTCCTCATGGACGAACCCTTCGGCGCCCTCGACGCCCTCACCCGGGTGCAGATGCAGGATCAGCTGCTGGCCACCTGGGGCTCCGAGCGACGGACCGTCATGTTCATCACCCACGACGTCGACGAGGCCGTCTACCTCGCGAACCGGGTCGTCGTCATGGCTGCCAGGCCAGGCCGGGTGCACGAGGTCATCGACGTCGACCTGCCGTACCCGCGTACCGAAGCCGTCCGCCTCTCACCGGAATTCTCCCGGATCCGTAATCGGGTCTGGCGCGCCGTCTACCACCAGACCCCTCAGGAAGGTGCATCACAATGA
- a CDS encoding family 20 glycosylhydrolase codes for MSIPRSRPATRPRRRLIAAHVAVVITTTLVAPVTSGTPTVAAAAPVNLARTGTATASSVELDRADFVAAHVNDGDRNTRWSSKYQDDNWVQVRLASPSTVDHVVLTWPNACARDFTLQTSANGTTWTDVTRLQRDTCPRTDVIAVNSSQPVSHVRMQGHQRWAGYGYSISEFEIWNDTAPAPAPSLGLLPKPVSITENGGTPYTLARNTPIVAVGSQATAPATYLAGLLRPATGYALPVVTQSTAPAPIVVEVGAGKGPVGQAAEGYRLVVTTAKVQISADTANGALNGVQTLRQLLPQWVESDTVVSATWTVPTVTISDYPRFAHRGMMLDVARSFYPMNEIKAYIDGAAQYKINRLHLHLTDDQGWRIAVDNPASNPAGIDYGLLTAVSGRTAMTYNDNGQLMGTELGVTGFYTKADYAEIVRYAGLNGMTVVPEIDMPGHTNAALHAIPQLNTTGAQPKPAAGQQTAPANGTGNVGYSTFDSTSTATYEFVTQVLTQIAAMTPGPYLHIGADEAHVTSHANYTTMVNAFSATVASLGKTVVGWNEYAGTTLPPNKAVVQYWNGDRTAVANAVTGRGAQVILSPAPHTYVPQKQDSRQPLGGSWACGGPCGLDRHYNWDPGTFIPNIAETSVLGVESALWGEFIRRVSQAQYYSFPRLIATAEVGWTPQAQRSYADFTTRLSVAGGRLTVQGVNFFPTADVAWRKQAIGRPATVAVGAPVGAAWTVTAPGLGSTDLVATVTWSDGRVESLTPTATREPSIPAMQINSAFTVVSRRTFGTTGTYTGTLSVRSAGLAPVQAALTVTVRAA; via the coding sequence ATGTCGATTCCGCGCTCCCGCCCCGCCACCCGACCGAGACGTCGGCTGATCGCGGCGCACGTCGCCGTGGTGATCACAACGACCCTCGTCGCGCCGGTCACCTCCGGCACGCCGACCGTGGCCGCCGCCGCGCCGGTGAACCTGGCCCGGACCGGCACCGCCACCGCGTCGAGCGTCGAACTCGACCGAGCCGACTTCGTGGCCGCGCACGTCAACGACGGTGACCGCAACACCCGGTGGTCGTCGAAGTACCAGGACGACAACTGGGTGCAGGTACGGCTGGCGTCCCCCTCGACGGTCGACCACGTCGTACTGACCTGGCCCAACGCGTGCGCCCGCGACTTCACCCTGCAGACCTCTGCCAACGGCACCACCTGGACCGACGTCACCCGCCTCCAGCGCGACACCTGCCCCCGCACGGACGTCATCGCGGTGAACTCGTCGCAGCCGGTGTCCCACGTGCGGATGCAGGGGCACCAGCGGTGGGCGGGTTACGGCTACTCGATCTCCGAATTCGAGATCTGGAACGACACGGCACCGGCACCCGCGCCCTCGCTGGGCCTGCTGCCCAAACCGGTGTCGATCACGGAAAACGGCGGCACGCCGTACACCCTGGCCCGGAACACGCCCATCGTCGCGGTCGGGTCGCAGGCGACCGCGCCCGCGACCTACCTCGCCGGCCTGCTACGCCCGGCCACCGGGTACGCCCTGCCGGTGGTCACCCAGAGCACCGCGCCCGCGCCCATCGTCGTCGAGGTCGGTGCCGGCAAGGGGCCCGTCGGGCAGGCCGCCGAGGGTTACCGGCTCGTCGTCACCACCGCGAAGGTCCAGATCAGCGCCGACACGGCCAACGGCGCACTCAACGGTGTGCAGACGCTGCGGCAACTCCTCCCCCAGTGGGTGGAGTCCGACACCGTCGTCAGCGCCACGTGGACGGTGCCGACGGTGACCATCTCCGACTACCCACGCTTCGCCCACCGCGGGATGATGCTCGACGTCGCCCGCAGCTTCTACCCGATGAACGAGATCAAGGCGTACATCGACGGCGCGGCCCAATACAAGATCAATCGTCTGCACCTGCACCTGACCGACGACCAGGGCTGGCGGATCGCCGTCGACAACCCGGCGAGCAACCCGGCAGGCATCGACTACGGCCTGCTCACCGCGGTCAGCGGCCGCACCGCCATGACCTACAACGACAACGGCCAGCTGATGGGCACCGAGCTGGGTGTCACCGGCTTCTACACCAAGGCCGACTACGCCGAGATCGTGCGCTACGCCGGCCTGAACGGCATGACCGTCGTACCGGAGATCGACATGCCGGGGCACACCAACGCGGCGCTGCACGCCATCCCGCAGCTGAACACGACCGGCGCCCAGCCGAAGCCGGCCGCCGGGCAGCAGACCGCCCCGGCCAACGGCACCGGCAACGTCGGCTACTCGACGTTCGACTCCACCAGCACGGCGACGTACGAGTTCGTCACGCAGGTCCTGACCCAGATCGCCGCCATGACCCCGGGGCCCTACCTGCACATCGGCGCCGACGAGGCCCACGTCACCAGCCACGCGAACTACACCACGATGGTGAACGCCTTCAGCGCGACGGTCGCCTCGCTCGGGAAGACCGTGGTCGGCTGGAACGAATATGCCGGCACGACGCTGCCACCGAACAAGGCCGTCGTGCAGTACTGGAACGGCGACCGCACCGCGGTGGCCAACGCCGTGACCGGCCGCGGCGCCCAGGTCATCCTCTCCCCCGCCCCCCACACGTACGTGCCGCAGAAACAGGACTCCCGCCAGCCGCTCGGCGGCAGCTGGGCCTGCGGCGGGCCGTGCGGGCTGGACCGGCACTACAACTGGGACCCGGGCACCTTCATCCCGAACATCGCCGAGACCAGCGTGCTCGGAGTCGAATCGGCACTCTGGGGCGAGTTCATCCGCCGCGTCAGCCAGGCGCAGTACTACAGCTTTCCGCGCCTCATCGCCACCGCCGAGGTGGGCTGGACGCCGCAGGCGCAGCGCAGCTACGCCGACTTCACCACGCGCCTGTCGGTGGCCGGCGGTCGGTTGACGGTCCAGGGCGTCAACTTCTTCCCCACCGCCGACGTGGCGTGGCGCAAGCAGGCGATCGGCCGGCCGGCCACCGTGGCCGTCGGCGCACCGGTCGGCGCCGCCTGGACGGTCACCGCCCCCGGGCTC
- a CDS encoding YidH family protein yields the protein MTDESASRSERTEGPADRRWPRRVYGVGTEPDPRFTLANERTFLAWLRTALGLMVAAAAVKAFGTDGSQWTAVVLAVLAVGVAAEAFPRWIRNERALRLQLPLPSTPVAVVSAVGVIAAGMTIAVVVLI from the coding sequence GTGACGGACGAGTCAGCCAGCCGGAGCGAGCGGACGGAGGGACCAGCCGACCGCCGCTGGCCGCGCCGGGTCTACGGGGTGGGCACCGAGCCGGACCCGCGGTTCACCCTCGCCAACGAACGTACGTTCCTCGCGTGGCTGCGGACCGCTCTGGGTCTCATGGTGGCCGCCGCCGCGGTCAAGGCATTCGGTACGGACGGCTCGCAGTGGACGGCGGTCGTGCTGGCGGTGCTCGCCGTCGGGGTGGCCGCCGAGGCGTTCCCCCGCTGGATCCGCAACGAGCGGGCGCTGCGGCTGCAGTTGCCGCTGCCGTCCACGCCCGTCGCGGTCGTGTCGGCGGTGGGGGTGATCGCGGCCGGCATGACGATCGCCGTGGTGGTGCTCATCTGA
- a CDS encoding discoidin domain-containing protein — MPTIVLALVAGAVATVGGHPAPAGAAVPADPTYTDASGLVFPGVQPGAATASLSGGSFTLANAALSTTWSVLGSTVSLTRFDNRAANVTVPMSLRGLFTLTLADGSTITTANTTVSAAPVVSDLPANAASARLAERFAGKAVTTTFRYGSGARTLDVQWQVRLRGGANSVQHSFTVRSVAGTFDVTSLRLVELGLANARVLGSDDGSPVVHGTAGSETVFVGIENPMAKATVNGSTIDIAVPRVGDLTAGASWVYTASTGVSPAGQLRRSFQYYLQRERAHDRRTFLHYQSWLDLKPPGEVINSAELTRAVNLFGTQLKNRGATIDSFWVDDGWDYLRSPQVNETNLNVWSFDPTQFPTGFAPQKAAAAQYGASMSVWMSPFGGYGTSAATRSAINASKPADQRLETHSGGQFKLGGSRYYDRFRSVAFDMMDNQGVRGFKLDGIGGGLYQSGPNANYIADYEALLGLTTDLRAHQKDVFVNATVGTWGSPYWLWYTDSIWRDGHDASLVGAGSAQQRYVNYRDSETFRNAAVQNPLFPIPSLMNHGIIFSDRTPQFTADYDLTKPSVQAEVSQDIRAYFALGLSLQELYVRNTLVDASRPGAAWFWDTVAANAKWARANQGLLSDVHWVGGDPAAGAVYGTAAWNSSAGSSKGMLMLRNPSAAAQTITVNPQTVFELPAGTHQRYKFTERDGRRASFVSGPAAPVTITLAPFEVAVFQAAPTDEAIGGGSGTLLPRSGWTATADSVETVGENGVAANAIDGNPATIWHTRYVGGVAAMPHQVSIDLGGTFRIDRLDYLPRQDGGTNGTIADYQIQTSTDGTTWTQIAAGTFGSGSTLKSAVFAPTTARHVRLRTTRAANGAGYASAAEINLYGSTA; from the coding sequence GTGCCTACCATCGTTCTGGCTCTGGTCGCCGGTGCCGTCGCCACGGTCGGGGGCCATCCGGCCCCGGCCGGGGCGGCGGTCCCGGCGGATCCGACCTACACCGACGCCTCCGGACTGGTCTTTCCCGGCGTCCAACCGGGCGCGGCGACGGCGTCGCTGTCCGGCGGCAGCTTCACCCTGGCCAACGCGGCGCTGTCGACCACGTGGAGCGTGCTCGGCAGTACGGTGTCGCTGACCCGGTTCGACAACCGGGCCGCGAACGTCACCGTGCCGATGAGCCTCCGAGGGCTCTTCACCCTCACCCTGGCCGACGGCAGCACCATCACGACAGCCAACACGACGGTCTCCGCCGCCCCCGTGGTCAGCGACCTGCCGGCGAACGCGGCATCGGCACGGCTGGCGGAACGCTTCGCCGGCAAGGCGGTCACCACCACCTTCCGGTACGGAAGCGGCGCGCGGACGCTCGACGTGCAGTGGCAGGTACGGCTGCGCGGCGGGGCCAACTCCGTGCAGCACAGCTTCACGGTGCGTTCGGTGGCCGGCACGTTCGACGTGACGTCCCTGCGCCTGGTGGAGCTCGGCCTGGCGAACGCACGGGTGCTCGGTAGCGATGACGGCAGCCCGGTGGTGCACGGCACGGCCGGCAGCGAGACGGTGTTCGTCGGCATCGAGAACCCGATGGCGAAGGCGACCGTGAACGGGTCCACCATCGACATCGCGGTGCCGCGCGTCGGGGACCTCACGGCCGGCGCCTCGTGGGTGTACACGGCCTCCACCGGTGTCTCGCCGGCGGGGCAGCTACGCCGCTCGTTCCAGTACTACCTGCAACGCGAACGGGCTCACGACCGCCGGACGTTCCTGCACTACCAGAGCTGGCTGGACCTCAAACCCCCCGGCGAGGTGATCAACAGCGCGGAGCTGACCCGGGCCGTCAACCTGTTCGGCACCCAGCTGAAGAACCGCGGCGCAACGATCGACAGCTTCTGGGTCGACGACGGCTGGGACTACCTGCGTTCGCCACAGGTCAACGAGACGAATCTGAACGTGTGGTCGTTCGACCCGACCCAGTTCCCCACCGGCTTCGCGCCGCAGAAGGCCGCCGCCGCGCAGTACGGCGCGTCGATGTCGGTGTGGATGTCACCGTTCGGCGGGTACGGCACCAGCGCCGCCACCCGCAGTGCCATCAACGCGAGCAAGCCGGCCGACCAGCGGCTGGAGACCCACAGCGGCGGCCAGTTCAAGCTCGGCGGCAGCCGCTACTACGACCGGTTCCGGTCGGTCGCCTTCGACATGATGGACAACCAGGGGGTACGCGGTTTCAAGCTCGACGGCATCGGCGGCGGGCTCTACCAGTCCGGACCGAACGCCAACTACATCGCCGACTACGAGGCCCTACTCGGGTTGACCACCGACCTGCGGGCGCACCAGAAGGACGTGTTCGTCAACGCGACCGTCGGCACCTGGGGCTCGCCGTACTGGCTCTGGTACACCGACTCCATCTGGCGCGACGGGCACGACGCGTCACTGGTGGGTGCGGGCAGCGCGCAGCAGCGCTACGTCAACTACCGCGACTCGGAGACGTTCCGCAACGCCGCCGTGCAGAACCCGCTGTTCCCGATTCCGAGCCTGATGAACCACGGGATCATCTTCTCCGACCGCACACCGCAGTTCACCGCCGACTACGACCTGACCAAGCCCAGCGTCCAGGCCGAGGTCTCGCAGGACATCCGCGCCTACTTCGCGCTCGGTCTGAGCCTGCAGGAGCTGTACGTGCGCAACACGCTCGTCGACGCGAGCCGGCCGGGCGCGGCCTGGTTCTGGGACACCGTGGCGGCCAACGCCAAATGGGCCCGCGCCAACCAGGGGTTGCTCAGCGACGTGCACTGGGTCGGCGGTGACCCGGCCGCGGGCGCCGTCTACGGCACGGCCGCCTGGAACTCCTCGGCGGGCTCGTCCAAGGGCATGCTGATGCTGCGCAACCCGTCGGCGGCCGCGCAGACCATCACGGTCAACCCGCAGACGGTCTTCGAACTGCCCGCCGGGACCCACCAGCGGTACAAGTTCACCGAGCGCGACGGGCGCCGCGCCAGCTTCGTGTCGGGTCCGGCGGCACCGGTGACCATCACGCTGGCGCCGTTCGAGGTGGCCGTCTTCCAGGCCGCGCCGACCGACGAGGCGATCGGCGGCGGAAGCGGCACTCTGCTGCCCCGCAGCGGCTGGACCGCGACGGCGGACAGCGTCGAGACCGTCGGCGAGAACGGCGTCGCCGCCAACGCCATCGACGGCAATCCCGCAACCATCTGGCACACCCGCTACGTCGGCGGTGTCGCCGCCATGCCGCACCAGGTCAGCATCGACCTCGGCGGCACCTTCCGCATCGACAGACTCGACTACCTCCCCCGCCAGGACGGCGGCACCAACGGCACCATCGCCGACTACCAGATACAGACCAGTACCGACGGCACCACCTGGACACAGATCGCCGCCGGCACCTTCGGCTCCGGCAGCACCCTGAAGTCGGCCGTGTTCGCGCCCACCACGGCCCGGCACGTACGCCTGCGCACCACCCGCGCCGCGAACGGAGCCGGGTACGCCTCCGCCGCCGAGATCAACCTGTACGGATCGACGGCCTGA